The proteins below come from a single Triticum aestivum cultivar Chinese Spring chromosome 5D, IWGSC CS RefSeq v2.1, whole genome shotgun sequence genomic window:
- the LOC123120960 gene encoding uncharacterized protein, with product MSHDARVPSHRDGMDIDMLTQLFDSWPNSNEYHISECDTILLPCDILGLFLLFILDQQKKVVSILDPLSIPTFGKHILKTKVNDLNLALQTANPAFKDDIIKWGCKVPVLPTNSYGPLSGYLIFNLMHSWHDGTLHFPVPKDNFELRKRFLVHILKYEENEVLNNIPVLERSSIDRIKRWTFQRGSSSNDDY from the exons ATGTCCCACGATGCACGAGTCCCAAGTCATCGTGATGGTATGGACATTGATATGTTGACACAACTATTTGATAGCTGGCCTAATAGCAATGAGTATCATATCTCAGAATGTGACACG ATTTTATTGCCTTGTGATATTCTTGGACTATttttattgttcatcttggaccaacAAAAAAAAGTTGTTTCTATTTTGGACCCGCTTTCAATACCTACTTTCGGAAAGCATATACTTAAAACTAAGGTCAACGATCTAAACCTTGCACTTCAAACTGCAAACCCTGCCTTTAAGGACGACATTATAAAATGGGGATGCAAAGTTCCCGTTCTTCCCACAAATTCATACGG TCCCCTGTCTGGTTATTTGATTTTCAATTTAATGCACTCATGGCATGATGGAACGCTACATTTTCCAGTACCCAAG GATAATTTTGAACTAAGGAAGCGATTTTTGgttcatattttgaagtatgaagAGAATGAAGTTCTAAACAATATCCCAGTCTTAGAACGAAGCAGTATAGATCGAATCAAAAGATGGACCTTCCAGAGAGGATCATCATCAAATGATGATTACTAG